A single region of the Changchengzhania lutea genome encodes:
- the atpE gene encoding ATP synthase F0 subunit C: protein MEIPAIVGAGLVVIGAGIGIGRIGGSAMDAIARQPEATGKIQTAMLIAAALIEGIGFAALFAV, encoded by the coding sequence ATGGAAATTCCAGCTATCGTAGGTGCAGGTTTAGTAGTAATTGGAGCAGGTATTGGTATTGGTAGAATCGGTGGTTCTGCTATGGATGCAATCGCTCGTCAACCTGAAGCTACAGGAAAAATTCAAACAGCTATGCTTATCGCAGCAGCTTTGATTGAAGGTATTGGATTTGCTGCTTTATTTGCAGTATAA
- the atpB gene encoding F0F1 ATP synthase subunit A → MRRKISLKPITLLLLLITFVSYGNESSKNDASSSDRKTVVKDYIQHHLQDSYDFNLFSYTADTGEEKHVGFPLPVILWDNGLKVFLSSKFHHGETVAKVGGNYYKVHHSKIYKVDGLNGDIIEDEEGHAINEKPLDFSITKNVVMIFMVFLIMFIIFSRMAKSYRSNNGMAKGTGRILEPIVLYVRDEIAVPNIGEKHYKRYMSYLLTVFFFVWIVNLFGLTPIGMNVTNNIAVTLFLALLTYLITTFSGNKNYWKHIFWMPGVPWPMKIILAPIELLGTFIKPFALMIRLYANITAGHVVLMSIIGMIFLFQNWLGSSLSLLLAFVLAILELLVAALQAYIFTVLSALYFGMAVEEHDEAH, encoded by the coding sequence ATGCGAAGAAAAATATCTTTGAAACCAATAACATTATTACTTCTATTAATAACTTTTGTTTCCTATGGGAATGAAAGTAGCAAAAACGATGCGTCTAGCAGCGATAGAAAAACAGTAGTAAAAGACTATATTCAACATCACTTACAAGATTCGTATGACTTCAATCTGTTTTCTTATACAGCAGATACTGGAGAAGAAAAACATGTAGGATTTCCATTGCCTGTTATCCTTTGGGATAATGGATTAAAAGTGTTTTTGTCTTCTAAATTTCATCACGGTGAAACCGTTGCCAAGGTTGGTGGCAATTACTATAAAGTGCACCATTCTAAAATTTATAAAGTCGACGGATTAAACGGAGATATCATAGAAGATGAGGAAGGTCATGCGATTAATGAAAAACCATTAGATTTTTCTATCACTAAAAATGTTGTCATGATTTTTATGGTGTTCCTAATCATGTTTATTATATTTAGTCGAATGGCAAAATCATATAGAAGCAACAATGGCATGGCAAAAGGAACGGGGCGTATATTAGAGCCTATTGTGCTTTATGTACGTGATGAAATAGCTGTTCCTAACATTGGTGAAAAGCATTATAAAAGATATATGAGTTATTTATTGACCGTATTCTTTTTTGTTTGGATTGTGAATTTATTTGGTTTGACGCCTATAGGAATGAACGTGACTAATAACATTGCGGTGACTTTGTTTTTGGCGCTTTTAACCTATTTAATCACAACCTTTTCTGGAAATAAAAATTACTGGAAACATATTTTCTGGATGCCTGGTGTGCCATGGCCAATGAAAATTATATTAGCACCCATCGAATTATTAGGAACGTTTATCAAGCCGTTCGCATTAATGATTCGTTTGTATGCTAATATTACCGCAGGACACGTGGTTTTAATGAGTATTATAGGTATGATATTTCTATTCCAAAATTGGTTAGGAAGTTCATTATCGCTTTTATTGGCGTTTGTTTTAGCAATTTTAGAATTATTGGTTGCTGCGTTACAAGCGTACATTTTTACAGTGCTTTCAGCATTATACTTCGGTATGGCCGTTGAGGAACATGATGAAGCACATTAA
- a CDS encoding AtpZ/AtpI family protein — translation MGVAIQMGVTIYLFVLLGKWLDVKFNAGEKLYTIITTLLGVAISLYAVIKQVNRINK, via the coding sequence ATGGGAGTGGCCATTCAAATGGGTGTTACCATCTATCTCTTTGTGCTATTGGGCAAGTGGCTGGATGTAAAATTCAATGCTGGCGAAAAACTATATACTATTATTACAACACTTCTTGGGGTTGCTATTTCGCTCTATGCAGTTATTAAACAAGTTAACCGAATCAACAAATAA
- a CDS encoding bactofilin family protein, which produces MFSDNKKDKTMVEGTSSQNIISQGTKIVGDFNSEGDFRIDGIIEGNIRTTGKVVVGKTGFVKGTMQGTDAYFEGKFSGKLALSGTLTLKAAAHIEGEVVVGKLAVEPGATFNVTCVMKGTVKEMNKSGQQQQQQQQKQKEPGKPA; this is translated from the coding sequence ATGTTCTCTGATAATAAAAAAGACAAAACCATGGTAGAAGGTACATCAAGTCAAAATATAATCTCCCAAGGCACTAAAATTGTAGGAGATTTTAATAGTGAAGGCGATTTCCGAATTGACGGTATCATCGAAGGTAATATTAGAACCACAGGAAAAGTAGTCGTGGGAAAAACAGGATTTGTAAAAGGCACCATGCAAGGAACAGATGCTTATTTTGAAGGCAAGTTTTCTGGAAAGTTAGCATTGTCCGGGACATTAACATTAAAAGCCGCAGCTCATATTGAGGGCGAAGTTGTAGTTGGCAAATTAGCCGTAGAACCAGGAGCCACATTTAACGTCACCTGCGTTATGAAAGGAACCGTTAAAGAAATGAATAAAAGTGGACAGCAACAACAGCAGCAACAACAAAAACAAAAAGAACCCGGGAAGCCAGCTTAA
- the porW gene encoding type IX secretion system periplasmic lipoprotein PorW/SprE, translating to MKTTYKAIATFVLIAMLVMGCSRKKDTFITRNYHAVTAEYNALYNGYNALEEGRNSLNLGYADNYWEILPIERMQISEEVILPGQSKNENFNRAEEKAVKAIQKHSINLKGKEKNPKIDEAYLLLGKARYFDQRFVPALEAFNYILYKYPASDKINQAKIWREKTNMRLENDELAIKNLKRLLEQNELEDQDIADATSTLAQAYLNTKSIDSALAQLKIAGIATKSNDERGRYKFIQGQLYNTLGYKDSANVAFSEVIELNRKTPRIYMISAHIEKIKNFDYENGNKLELIELMTGLEENRENRPFLDNIYHQIGAYHLNNQSDTLAVAYFNKSLRTNTSDKQLKARNHEILGDMNFDNSFYQEAGNYYDSTMTNLVVNSKPYRAIKRKRENLEDVIYYEQIATVNDSILHLVNLPEPERLAYFETYVETLKAKAEADKEKAEAALRNQGLATVNNKIGGAKPAGSANNQAAAFYFYNPTTAAYGKNEFVKIWGDRPLEDNWRWSNRGQSGVRNNASNNILASASEEELFDPEFYISKIPSEEKVIDSISKERNFAYYQLGLIYKEKFKEYQLAKDKFQDLLKSNPEERLVLPSKYNLYKIYALLDEDDEANIAKTDIIDNFPESRYAAILSNPDLITARDENSPESLYEAIYKQYEAQEYVAAIEKAEDYINVFDGEPEVSKFELLKATATGRLYGYEAYEKGINYVAVTYANTPEGKEAEIIQSSVLPRLKNKEFIEETDSLANNFKIIFKFDSSKKEGIAEFQKTLDEVLENIRYYNLQTSVDVYNPSTTFVVIHGFKNGQIANTFDQLMTKKDKQKIKEPYFAIASVNYQIIQIHKNLDTYLNISNN from the coding sequence TTGAAAACTACTTATAAGGCCATAGCTACTTTCGTATTAATTGCCATGTTAGTGATGGGTTGTTCTCGAAAAAAGGACACCTTTATTACACGTAATTACCATGCGGTTACTGCAGAATATAACGCCTTATACAATGGTTATAATGCTTTAGAGGAAGGCAGAAACAGTCTCAATTTAGGGTATGCCGATAATTATTGGGAGATTCTTCCTATCGAGCGTATGCAGATTTCAGAAGAGGTCATTCTTCCAGGTCAATCTAAAAACGAAAATTTTAACAGGGCCGAAGAGAAAGCGGTTAAGGCCATTCAAAAACACAGTATCAATTTAAAAGGGAAAGAAAAGAACCCGAAAATAGACGAGGCTTATTTACTTTTGGGTAAAGCGCGGTATTTCGATCAGCGTTTCGTGCCCGCATTGGAAGCCTTCAACTACATTCTTTATAAATATCCAGCAAGCGATAAAATAAATCAGGCAAAAATTTGGAGAGAAAAAACCAATATGCGTTTAGAAAATGACGAATTGGCCATTAAAAACTTAAAACGTCTTTTAGAACAAAATGAGCTTGAAGATCAAGATATAGCAGATGCCACATCCACTTTAGCGCAAGCCTATTTAAACACAAAATCTATAGATAGTGCTTTAGCACAATTAAAGATTGCAGGAATTGCCACAAAAAGTAATGATGAACGTGGTCGTTACAAGTTTATACAAGGTCAGCTTTATAATACTTTAGGATATAAGGACAGCGCGAATGTTGCCTTTAGTGAAGTAATTGAACTCAATAGAAAAACGCCTCGTATTTATATGATTAGTGCGCATATTGAAAAAATTAAAAATTTCGATTATGAGAATGGAAACAAGTTAGAGCTTATAGAATTAATGACAGGTCTGGAGGAAAATCGAGAAAACAGACCCTTTTTAGATAATATCTACCATCAGATTGGTGCTTATCATCTAAACAATCAATCGGATACCCTAGCAGTTGCATATTTTAATAAGTCGTTACGAACAAACACATCAGACAAACAACTTAAAGCCAGAAATCACGAAATTCTTGGGGATATGAATTTTGATAATTCGTTCTATCAAGAAGCTGGAAATTATTACGATAGTACCATGACTAATTTGGTGGTGAATTCTAAACCTTATAGAGCTATAAAACGCAAGCGTGAGAATTTAGAGGATGTCATTTATTATGAGCAAATTGCTACGGTAAATGATAGTATTCTTCATCTAGTAAATTTACCAGAACCTGAACGTCTTGCCTATTTTGAAACCTATGTTGAAACGCTGAAAGCAAAGGCAGAAGCGGATAAGGAAAAAGCGGAAGCGGCGCTACGGAACCAAGGATTGGCTACTGTGAATAATAAAATAGGCGGTGCAAAACCTGCGGGTAGCGCCAATAATCAAGCGGCGGCATTTTACTTTTACAACCCTACTACGGCAGCGTATGGAAAGAATGAATTTGTGAAAATTTGGGGAGATAGACCCTTAGAAGATAACTGGAGATGGTCTAATAGAGGGCAATCAGGAGTGCGTAATAATGCTTCAAATAATATTTTGGCCTCAGCTTCAGAAGAAGAGTTATTCGATCCGGAATTTTACATATCAAAAATCCCTTCCGAAGAAAAGGTGATAGACAGCATCTCCAAAGAGCGGAATTTTGCCTACTACCAGTTGGGTCTCATTTATAAGGAAAAATTTAAAGAATACCAGTTGGCTAAAGACAAGTTTCAGGATTTATTAAAAAGCAATCCTGAGGAACGCCTTGTGTTACCATCAAAGTATAATCTATATAAAATTTATGCTTTGTTAGATGAAGATGATGAGGCGAACATTGCCAAAACAGACATTATTGACAACTTTCCAGAATCGAGATACGCTGCCATTTTAAGCAACCCAGATTTAATAACGGCAAGAGATGAAAATAGTCCTGAAAGCTTGTATGAAGCAATTTATAAACAGTACGAGGCGCAAGAATATGTAGCAGCTATTGAGAAAGCTGAAGATTATATTAATGTATTTGATGGCGAACCCGAAGTTTCAAAATTCGAACTTTTAAAAGCGACAGCAACAGGAAGACTTTACGGCTATGAAGCTTATGAAAAGGGGATTAACTATGTGGCGGTTACTTACGCGAACACGCCAGAAGGAAAAGAAGCGGAAATTATTCAATCTTCTGTTTTACCTAGACTTAAAAACAAAGAATTTATAGAGGAAACGGATAGTTTAGCCAATAACTTTAAAATCATTTTTAAGTTTGACAGCTCTAAAAAAGAAGGCATAGCAGAATTTCAAAAAACTTTGGACGAGGTGCTTGAAAACATTCGGTATTATAACTTACAAACATCTGTGGATGTCTATAACCCAAGTACAACATTTGTTGTGATACACGGCTTTAAAAACGGGCAAATAGCAAACACATTTGACCAATTAATGACTAAAAAAGACAAGCAGAAAATAAAAGAACCTTACTTTGCAATAGCATCGGTAAATTATCAAATTATCCAGATTCATAAAAATCTGGACACCTATTTAAACATCAGTAATAATTAA
- a CDS encoding ABC transporter ATP-binding protein gives MIITSNLSKKYNDNVVLHIESLDIPKGQSFGLVGNNGAGKTTYFSLLLDLIQPTTGSIKNNNILVHESEDWKPFTSSFIDESFLIGYLTAEEYFYFIGELRGQNKADVNNLVAQFEDFFHGEILGQKKYLRDLSKGNQKKVGIVAALIGNPEVIILDEPFANLDPTTQIRLKGIIKDLAQKQGVTMLISSHDLMHVTDVCERIVVLEKGEVVKDLATSDATLKELEVHFAG, from the coding sequence ATGATAATCACATCTAACTTATCAAAAAAATATAACGACAACGTCGTGCTTCATATAGAATCACTAGACATTCCAAAAGGACAAAGTTTTGGTTTAGTAGGCAATAATGGTGCTGGTAAAACCACCTATTTTAGTTTGCTGTTAGACTTAATTCAGCCTACCACGGGTTCTATAAAAAACAATAATATTTTGGTTCACGAAAGTGAAGATTGGAAACCATTCACGTCATCATTTATAGATGAAAGCTTTTTGATTGGCTATTTAACTGCCGAAGAATATTTTTATTTTATTGGGGAGTTACGCGGGCAAAACAAAGCAGATGTTAACAATCTTGTTGCTCAGTTTGAAGACTTCTTTCACGGTGAAATCTTAGGGCAGAAAAAGTATTTACGCGATTTAAGCAAGGGGAACCAAAAGAAGGTGGGTATTGTTGCAGCTCTTATAGGAAACCCAGAAGTCATTATTTTAGATGAACCTTTTGCAAACTTAGATCCAACAACTCAAATAAGACTGAAAGGCATTATCAAGGACCTGGCCCAAAAGCAAGGCGTCACCATGCTAATATCTAGCCATGATTTAATGCATGTTACCGATGTTTGTGAACGTATTGTGGTATTGGAAAAAGGCGAGGTCGTTAAAGACTTGGCTACAAGTGACGCCACCTTAAAAGAACTGGAGGTACATTTTGCTGGCTAA
- a CDS encoding DUF5687 family protein, giving the protein MIKHFLSLEWKQFFRSASFGKSLAIKIFMGFFALYFIAMFLAMGIAMYPLLKKMFPDSDPFVVFNGFLFFWILGDLMIRFFFQKLPVMSVKPLLTLPIKRSKVVNFVLGKSVMAFINVLPLFAIIPFGVMLISNGYDVGTIIIWIITIILITLINNFLNFIIESLSAETELSFLPLIVFAGALFALDHFNIINISEALSNGIMGISENPLLLVIPLLILLGLYLYNFKILHQKLFLDSSLKTKVQEVKASNLDWTKNFGEIAPFMQLDLKLLWRNKRAKSSVWMLVLGLLYGLFFYPQPTYQDMPWFFAFIGIFVTGIFLINFGQFIPAWDSGYYKLLMSQNIKYEQYLKSKFTLMTLSVIILFVLSIPYVYFGWKILLAHFAAAIYNIGVNTHVILIGGSYNRKKIDLNQRAAFNYQGTGAVQWLIGIPLMLLPLAIFGLTYFLVGFEVGCLVLAILGIIGIIFHSKLMAFITAKYQASKYKMISAFDQNN; this is encoded by the coding sequence ATGATTAAACATTTTTTAAGCTTAGAGTGGAAACAGTTTTTTAGATCGGCTAGTTTTGGAAAAAGCCTTGCTATTAAAATATTTATGGGCTTTTTTGCCTTGTATTTTATAGCCATGTTTTTGGCAATGGGTATTGCGATGTATCCGTTATTGAAAAAAATGTTTCCAGATAGCGACCCCTTTGTTGTATTTAATGGATTCTTGTTTTTTTGGATTTTGGGCGATCTTATGATTCGGTTCTTCTTTCAGAAGCTCCCAGTTATGAGTGTAAAACCTCTACTTACACTACCAATAAAACGTAGTAAGGTGGTAAACTTTGTACTTGGCAAATCGGTGATGGCCTTTATAAATGTCCTGCCTTTATTTGCCATTATTCCTTTTGGGGTGATGCTCATTAGTAACGGTTACGATGTGGGCACAATTATTATCTGGATTATTACAATCATTTTGATCACCTTAATCAATAATTTTTTAAATTTTATAATTGAAAGTCTTTCAGCGGAAACCGAATTGTCTTTTCTACCACTTATAGTATTTGCTGGTGCGTTGTTTGCTTTAGATCATTTTAATATTATAAATATTTCTGAAGCCTTATCAAATGGAATTATGGGGATATCAGAAAACCCATTGTTACTCGTTATACCACTGCTTATATTATTGGGGTTATATCTGTATAATTTTAAAATACTGCATCAAAAGCTATTTTTAGACAGCTCGCTTAAAACCAAAGTGCAAGAGGTAAAAGCTTCTAACTTAGACTGGACGAAGAATTTTGGAGAGATTGCACCATTTATGCAGTTGGATTTAAAATTATTATGGCGTAACAAACGTGCTAAATCATCGGTTTGGATGCTAGTTTTAGGTCTGTTGTATGGCTTGTTTTTCTATCCGCAGCCTACTTATCAAGACATGCCATGGTTTTTTGCATTTATTGGCATTTTTGTGACTGGGATTTTTCTAATTAATTTCGGGCAATTTATTCCAGCTTGGGACAGTGGGTATTACAAGCTGCTTATGAGCCAGAATATTAAATACGAACAATATTTAAAATCTAAATTCACCCTCATGACACTTAGTGTGATTATTTTATTTGTACTAAGTATTCCATACGTTTATTTTGGGTGGAAAATTCTACTGGCACATTTTGCAGCGGCCATTTATAATATTGGTGTGAACACACATGTCATTCTAATTGGGGGCTCTTACAATAGAAAAAAAATAGATTTAAACCAACGCGCCGCGTTCAATTATCAAGGTACTGGTGCCGTACAATGGCTTATAGGGATTCCGTTAATGTTATTGCCATTGGCTATTTTTGGTCTGACGTATTTCTTGGTTGGATTTGAAGTCGGCTGTTTAGTTTTGGCCATATTAGGCATTATCGGTATTATCTTTCATTCTAAGCTTATGGCGTTTATTACGGCCAAATACCAAGCATCAAAATATAAAATGATCAGTGCTTTTGATCAGAACAATTAA
- a CDS encoding DUF2059 domain-containing protein, whose protein sequence is MKKVLLVCLFIVVISAQAQAQEETNFKNETIEFLKLTGAGDAFEKAIGQIGAMVPEVNKEAFSKEARATLPPLYEKMAALYMEAFTQDEIHELVDFYNTDLGKKLASKQLELTQKAMMFGQSWGMEVQGIAQKHN, encoded by the coding sequence ATGAAAAAAGTATTACTTGTATGCCTATTTATAGTTGTTATATCAGCCCAAGCTCAAGCGCAAGAAGAGACCAATTTTAAAAATGAGACCATTGAATTTCTTAAGCTTACTGGCGCTGGTGATGCTTTTGAAAAAGCCATAGGTCAAATAGGCGCTATGGTTCCAGAGGTTAATAAAGAGGCCTTTTCAAAAGAAGCTCGAGCCACATTGCCGCCGTTATACGAAAAAATGGCTGCTTTATACATGGAGGCTTTTACTCAAGATGAAATTCATGAATTAGTAGATTTTTATAATACCGATTTAGGCAAAAAGCTTGCAAGCAAACAACTGGAATTAACACAAAAGGCAATGATGTTTGGACAATCCTGGGGAATGGAAGTTCAAGGGATTGCACAAAAACATAACTAA
- a CDS encoding ferredoxin--NADP reductase → MSSFHKLTVKAIEKEALKAISISFNLPENLKDTFCFKAGQYITLKKEVNDQEVRRDYSLCSSPKSGELKVAVKEVRDGTFSSFANKELKEGDTLEVAPPKGRFVFEPNDSKTKNIAAFAAGSGITPILSIIKCALEEEVYSKVILVYGNKTTEETMFLNELLELQHQYKDRFSIQFVFSQKDEDDAIFGRIEKSTVNYVMKNKHKHVDVDAFYLCGPEAMIHLVKDVLTGHGVDAARIHFELFKAAKTADIHTDSIADGKTKITVTVDDETTTFEMSQKQTILEAALDEDLDAPYSCQGGICSSCIARVTEGEATMRQNNILTDSEVAEGLILTCQAHPTTSTVVVDYDDV, encoded by the coding sequence ATGTCATCATTTCACAAACTTACAGTAAAAGCCATTGAAAAGGAAGCTCTAAAGGCCATTAGCATCAGTTTTAATTTGCCTGAAAACCTCAAAGACACCTTTTGTTTTAAAGCAGGACAATACATCACTTTAAAGAAAGAAGTTAATGACCAGGAAGTTAGACGCGATTACTCCTTATGTTCTTCACCAAAAAGTGGTGAATTAAAAGTTGCCGTAAAAGAAGTTCGTGATGGTACGTTTTCATCCTTTGCAAATAAGGAATTAAAGGAAGGCGATACTCTTGAGGTAGCGCCGCCAAAGGGGCGTTTTGTGTTTGAACCTAATGATTCTAAAACAAAAAACATTGCTGCTTTTGCTGCAGGTAGCGGTATTACACCCATTTTAAGCATTATTAAATGTGCTTTAGAAGAAGAAGTTTATAGCAAAGTCATTCTGGTTTATGGAAATAAAACTACTGAAGAAACGATGTTTTTAAATGAACTTTTAGAACTTCAGCATCAATATAAAGACCGATTTTCCATTCAGTTTGTATTTAGTCAAAAAGATGAAGACGATGCTATTTTTGGTCGTATAGAAAAGAGCACCGTTAACTACGTAATGAAAAACAAGCACAAGCATGTGGATGTGGACGCATTTTATCTTTGTGGTCCCGAGGCTATGATTCACTTGGTTAAGGACGTACTTACAGGTCATGGTGTTGATGCAGCGCGTATTCACTTTGAACTTTTTAAAGCTGCAAAAACGGCTGATATCCATACGGATTCTATTGCAGATGGTAAAACCAAAATTACGGTAACGGTTGATGATGAAACGACCACGTTCGAAATGTCTCAAAAACAAACTATTCTTGAAGCAGCTTTAGATGAAGATTTAGATGCGCCATACTCCTGCCAAGGTGGTATTTGCAGTAGTTGTATAGCCCGCGTTACGGAAGGTGAAGCGACCATGAGACAAAACAATATTTTAACAGATAGCGAAGTTGCTGAGGGATTAATATTAACCTGTCAAGCGCATCCAACAACCTCAACTGTGGTTGTAGATTATGATGATGTTTAG
- a CDS encoding glycosyltransferase family 9 protein, with protein MPENPKHILVIRLSAMGDVAIVVPVLRALTNQYTNIKVTVLTRPFFAPFFRNLERVSVCPAHLKGKHEGVSGLYKLARQLNKENQFYATADLHNVLRSKVLRRFLKCKRFISIDKGRKEKQNLINGKRFSQLKTTHQRYADVFETLGFPLDLSKPTFPDKANLSPKISALIGSSQQQWIGIAPFAAHQGKMYPLHLMKDLIGILSKTYKLILFGGGIKEIEILDDFQNEFENTINIAGKLNLDEELDLMSNLDVIISMDSGNAHMAAMLGKKVVTIWGVTHPYAGFAPFNQPNHYALLADRDAFPKIPTSVYGNKCPENYQGAAGSISPETIVNKVISIL; from the coding sequence ATGCCGGAAAACCCTAAACATATTTTAGTTATTCGTCTTTCTGCCATGGGCGATGTGGCTATAGTAGTTCCAGTGTTACGTGCACTAACTAATCAATATACCAACATAAAAGTCACCGTACTTACTAGGCCTTTTTTTGCGCCTTTTTTTAGAAACTTAGAACGTGTCTCTGTATGTCCTGCGCACCTTAAAGGAAAACATGAAGGTGTTTCTGGACTTTACAAATTGGCACGCCAATTAAATAAAGAAAATCAGTTTTATGCTACAGCAGATTTACACAATGTTTTGAGGAGTAAAGTTTTAAGGCGGTTTTTAAAATGTAAACGGTTCATCTCTATTGATAAGGGTCGGAAGGAAAAACAAAATCTAATAAATGGGAAACGATTTAGTCAACTAAAAACAACGCATCAGCGTTATGCGGACGTATTTGAGACCTTAGGATTTCCTTTAGATTTAAGTAAGCCCACATTTCCTGATAAAGCTAATTTGAGTCCAAAAATTTCTGCTCTAATTGGGTCAAGTCAACAGCAATGGATTGGGATTGCCCCGTTTGCGGCTCACCAAGGTAAAATGTATCCGTTACATTTAATGAAAGACCTTATTGGCATACTATCTAAAACCTATAAACTCATTCTCTTTGGCGGCGGCATAAAAGAAATAGAGATTCTAGATGATTTTCAAAATGAATTTGAAAACACCATTAATATCGCCGGAAAATTAAATTTAGATGAAGAATTAGATTTAATGTCCAATCTGGATGTTATAATTTCAATGGATTCCGGTAATGCTCATATGGCGGCAATGTTAGGTAAAAAGGTGGTTACTATCTGGGGTGTTACGCATCCTTATGCAGGTTTTGCGCCATTCAATCAACCAAACCATTATGCCTTATTAGCAGATAGAGATGCCTTTCCAAAAATACCCACTTCAGTTTACGGAAATAAATGTCCAGAAAATTACCAAGGCGCTGCTGGAAGTATTTCACCAGAAACAATCGTGAATAAAGTTATATCAATTCTCTAA
- a CDS encoding DUF4254 domain-containing protein, protein MFTDKANKIFQEVIAKYHDINTVDQAFENAYPKDSLIDHLLYRKSWIDTVQWHYEDIIRDPQIDPVAALTLKRQIDASNQDRTDMVEYIDSYFLEKYKHVTPKTDATINTESPAWGVDRLSILALKIYHMNEEATRLDASDAHRAACNTKLNILLEQRNDLSTAIDTLLTDIENGDKYMKVYKQMKMYNDDELNPILRSQK, encoded by the coding sequence ATGTTTACAGATAAAGCCAATAAAATTTTTCAAGAAGTTATAGCAAAATACCATGACATCAATACGGTGGATCAAGCTTTTGAAAATGCTTACCCAAAAGACAGTTTGATAGACCACCTTTTGTATAGAAAAAGTTGGATTGATACCGTGCAGTGGCATTACGAAGATATTATTCGTGACCCGCAGATAGATCCAGTAGCAGCGCTAACATTAAAAAGACAAATTGACGCCTCCAATCAAGATAGAACCGATATGGTGGAGTATATTGACAGTTACTTTCTTGAGAAGTACAAACATGTTACTCCAAAAACAGATGCAACAATTAATACCGAGAGTCCAGCATGGGGAGTAGACAGGCTGTCTATTTTAGCTTTAAAGATCTATCATATGAATGAGGAAGCGACGCGACTTGATGCTTCAGATGCACATAGAGCGGCTTGTAATACAAAGCTTAACATTTTGTTAGAGCAGCGCAATGATTTATCTACAGCTATCGATACCTTATTGACTGATATTGAAAATGGAGACAAATACATGAAGGTATATAAGCAGATGAAAATGTATAATGATGACGAGCTAAATCCTATTTTGCGTTCTCAAAAATAA
- the upp gene encoding uracil phosphoribosyltransferase encodes MHIHNLSNQNSILNTFISEIRNIDIQKDSMRFRRNIERIGEILGYEMSKNLSYKSASIKTPLGTSTSNMLNNDIVLCSILRAGVPLHNGLLNYFDTAENAFISAYRHHKHDPESFEIIVEYLACPNLENKTLVLADPMLATGQSMLATFEALKPFGTPKEVHLISIVGAQEGVDFINETFNENTHLWIAAIDEKLNDKGYIVPGLGDAGDLAFGEKLQH; translated from the coding sequence ATGCATATTCATAATCTATCGAATCAAAATTCCATATTAAACACCTTCATTTCAGAAATAAGAAACATTGATATTCAAAAAGATAGCATGCGTTTTAGAAGAAATATTGAACGTATTGGTGAGATTTTAGGATACGAAATGAGCAAAAACCTAAGCTATAAAAGTGCTTCTATTAAAACCCCTTTAGGCACTTCTACGAGTAATATGTTGAATAATGACATCGTTCTTTGCTCCATATTAAGAGCTGGAGTCCCTCTGCATAATGGCTTGCTAAATTATTTTGATACTGCCGAAAATGCCTTTATTTCGGCCTATAGACACCATAAGCATGACCCTGAAAGTTTTGAAATTATTGTTGAATATTTAGCATGCCCCAATCTGGAAAACAAAACACTTGTTTTGGCAGATCCTATGTTGGCCACAGGGCAATCTATGTTGGCGACTTTTGAAGCTTTAAAGCCATTTGGAACACCAAAGGAAGTGCACTTAATTAGCATAGTTGGTGCTCAAGAAGGCGTTGATTTTATAAATGAAACCTTTAATGAAAATACCCATTTGTGGATTGCGGCTATAGACGAGAAGCTTAATGACAAAGGCTATATTGTTCCTGGATTAGGCGATGCTGGCGATTTAGCTTTTGGGGAAAAATTACAGCATTAA